In Lolium rigidum isolate FL_2022 chromosome 3, APGP_CSIRO_Lrig_0.1, whole genome shotgun sequence, the genomic window AGCGGATACAGGAATATCCTCTTCCTCGGTTAGCTCCAAACGCTCAAGACAATCATCGGAATCGGTGTCTCGGATAGGCATCATACTTCGGGCCACAgaactacctccaacaacattttcAGTTTCGAGGCTCCTTTCCCTTGCAAGTACATGGCTGCCTTTTCAACTCAATTGACAAAAGAGAAACCATATCACGCATCCGGTCAACAAGACCATGTCCCATTCTTATCATTGAGGAAGTGAAGAAAgtcttccacatttctttaaGCTTACAACGTAGctgtaaacaaaaaaaaacacaattaAGAATGCGAGTTTACAATAACACGAGTAATTAAAAATCAAAAAACATAACAAAAAGCTCACATCATTATGCATTTCACCAGGAAACATATCTGAAATGTGACGATCAAGCTGCTTCACGAAGATGGTCGGGAATATCCGCACGAGAGTGAAAACCTGGCTCGACATCTTTTCCAACTCTGTTAACACAAATTACACAATTATATGGGTATGCAACTAAAACACCATTAGGTGCACAAGTACCGAGAGAAATAGGAGAACAACTAAAGAACAAATTGCCACACGAGTACGAAAGACAAAATCGAACAAGTACCCGCCACAAACGGCTGGACACACACACGGGTACAAAACTATAGCACAAAGAAGTACCAAACCACCTTCTTAACAAGCACTTGGAGAACTGTAAAAATAGTTCAGGTACGATGTGTGCATCTTATAACTTTTGAAACTAGAGAAAACATGACGACGAAAAAAGAGTCCAAGAGAAACCACACAGACCACCTACGTCGTCGCAATTGCATATCTTCACTAAACTTCTAAAACGATTCGCGCATCTGGCACAGATACATCGacaaccaaacaaaccaagagaaaccaacataatttacaaaccgaaaactctagaaaaaggaaACACTAGCACCTTTGGTACCGCTAACTCTACAACAAATAGATCAAAGGAAACTAGACAACTAGATAAAAACTAGCACAACGAAAACTATAGAAAACAGACCAATATGAATTTACCAGTACACAATTACAATACaagtaggtgcacaagtacaagtacaagagatataggagcacaagtacaagagatataggagcacaagtacaagagatataggtgcacaagtacaagtacaagagatataggagcacaagtacaagagatataggagcacaagtacaagagatataggtgcacaagtacaagagatataggagcaCAAGTACAAGAATTTTAGGTGCACAAGTACGATAGACTGAGCTACACAGGTACAGAACAAATTATCACACGAGTACCAAGGACAAACAATAACAAGTACCAGAGACAAAGGAAAGCAAGTCCGCGAGAAAAGGCTGGACACACAAGTACTAGATAATAACACACAGAAGTACAAAACCATCTTATGAACAAGCACTGCACAACCCTAAAACTAGTTCAGGTACGATGTGGGATACATATAAACCCTAAAACAAAATACACAGATAGAAACCACAAGAACAAGCAGCATCGTCGCATTTGCATGTCAACACGAGACGGGAAACTCAGCGGCTCCTCCAAGGCGGGTAAATCGTCAAGAAAAAAGACAAACAAACCGTAAATAATAAGATGCATGTCATCACGAGATGTGTAACGGAGCGGCTACTCCGGCGCCGCATAATCAACGGCAATGTTCCTCAGAAGGTGTGTAACCAAGAGGCGGCGAAAGAAATCGACGAAAAAAGTACCGACTTTACTCAGAGAAAACGCATCTGCATCCGCCTTCTGCATTTTTCCAattgaaagtgctacctccctcccattaattccccagaaaactcacaacccggaaatacaaagggaaaaacTGATTCGATCTAATCGAATCAAAGGGAAAAACCAAGATCTTAGAAACCCTAAGCAGGCAGAAAAACACGACGGCGCTTACCACTGGAGTAGGAAAAACGTCCGCCGACGATGAGTTGCGAGAGGTTCCCGACAGCAACGGAGGAGAAGGGAAAATAGCAGCGCCGCCGACGAGACGACAAGCCGAAACAGCGAGCCACGAAGATAGGCGACGAAAGAAGAAGACTAAGGGAAAAACGGAGATAAAGGCAAACGCGAATCGGGTACCCGTAAACCCGTTAACTGGGAAGCGCGCCCGTTACGAGAAATGGACGGTTCGCAAACTCACCGAGAAAGCAacacgtgtcgcgcgcggagGCAGTCCACCGGCAAATTGCGCGCCCCACGTTCACCCACGTGTCGAGCGCGGAGCAAGTCCATTCCCTTCCcagaggtcggcctttttctagagttttcggaTTCGAGGCGCTGGAGACGGAGTGGTAGGCTTAGCTAGCAAGATTTGACCCCGTTATTAGCTAAGAGGATTTAATAGCGTGCTAACAAAGATAAGAAAGAAACGATTTGATTTGATCCACCTAATGAGGAGAGAGAAACATGCAAGGTATCAGCTAATTGATTGATACTGCGAGCGCTTCAATGCTTGTGATATTTCATTTTTTGGAACAAGGACAAATATACCTTTCCTAGTTTAATTGATTTCGCGATTGACTTGGCGTGATCATGATTGATGATACCATGAGCGCTGACAAAGGAAATTGGATTGGACGATTGGATGTCCAGCGGAGACGATGAGATTAAACCGAACGGTCAGGATGTTTCCAATCTctttcaccaaacgcgttgtatgacgtacgaccaactgaaATATAATACTAGTATAAAGATATAATCTCTGCaacacttcatcaaacattagagtatcacatgtattgacatcaaacacttcaAAACATAATACTCtctccggtcctaaatataagccatataatttctggcacggaaattaagaaacgcatatttaggaaaaattacaccatgtttgtctagggttaaccgtaagtaattgccgtgagctaatagagaactttgcataagataagtaaacctaatcaaatcttcaaaaatattgtccatacaagtAGGCAACGCAATAgaccttatattctggaatttttttcagaaaactatatggcttatatataggaacggagggagtataagagatgttctttcatacGAACCAAAATGAGTGAATCAACACACTACACTAGATACAGACCAAAATGAGTGAATCAGCATAATAGACTAGATACAGATCAAAACAAATGAATCTAAAAAACTAAAAGGCCTTACATTAATGATCAGACAGAGTATTGGTATTTTAGTTTGTACTAGCTGCTAATAGAAAATTAGAAATTAAAGGAAGTGTGTACCAAGTCCGAAACCCATCTGGGAGAAAGACTGGGTTTGGTAACATTCATGCTTAGGGCCTCACATATTTGGGATGCTAGACATTTTGAGAGTTCAAACTAACCAATTTAAACGGTTCATTCAAGATTGTGAGAGGTTATAACAGGGTACGCAAGTTAATTATTTTTTCTAGTATAGTTCAGGCACCTGAGTTTAAACCCACACAAAATCTAGTAACTCCATCATAGTATCTAAGGACTAAGTTAGTTTTCGCAGGTTTGTGCATATTGCCCCACATATATTGTATATCAAACATTACTGGAGTTCCCAATACCAACCGAATTGAAGGGATCTTTCACATTCATGAGGGATGCATGAAGCCAAATGTTATATGCTCCCTAGTTAGATTCCATTAATTGCCAACACATAGCAATATTTGAGTGACACCACGGATAATTATTATATTACAAGGACCACATGTATGAGCTATATATCCAATATATACGAGATCAGGGTACCTATCTAACTTGTACTAGTAACTAGGCACCATAGTGTAAGCCCACAAAATGTCCATTTCAACTTCATGCATACCAAAACCAACCCATTATATCACACAGACAGTAATACACCAATTTCTACTTCAGGCATATCCTATATACGAGGTCAGGATAACAGCAGGAAGCAGAGTGAAATCAATGAATGAATGGCTCAGCATAGGCAGTGAGTACTAGCAGAGAATCGTGTAGACGTACGCACCTCGTGGCTATCGGACATGGAGCCGACAACATCAGGGAAGCTAGTACCGAACCTAGTGGCCAGATCGACCCAGAGCATCTAGAGCCCATAGAGCACTACGGCCAGGATTCCGCTGAAGTAGGACCGTGACACCACCCGCTGGTTTCTCAGCCGCACACTGATGACTCGATCTCCCACAGGACCTCCCGCTCCCTCACCGTCCGAGCCCTCCTCCTCGGCGCCGTCGACGGAGGAGAGGAGGTGGGGGACGCGCAGAGCAAGGACGTCGGGGCTAGGGAATTCCGGACCGCGATTTTGATGGGCGGGGACACTGGCACGGTGTGGGCAGCgacgtggaggcggaggtgggatGCCATGGAAAACCAGTCATCTCGCTCCTTGACACagagctcgccgtcgccgacgagcATGCCTCCCTCCAGCGCGCACTGGTGCTCCGCCGACGAACTCAGCACCTACTCCCTCACACACCCCCCGTCGCGCAGACGAAATCATCTTACTCGGGCGAAAACCCTAGTGTCACCTGGGACAGAAAAATGGGGAACGATTCTGGGGAGAGAGAAGGGACGCTCTGCCACCTAGGACCCATGTGGGTTTTGGTCGTGGTAGGTTATTTCGGACTTGGCACACAATCATCTGTTCAGGACGCATCCAACGGTTCGGGAGTGCTCGGTTGGACAAATAGCATCTAAGCACTTTTTAGCACTTGGTTGCACAAAACCTATGTCCATatatatctcaaaaaaaaaaaacctatgtCCATATATGCCCTGCTACTTGCTCGAAAATTACCGCCCAGTGCCACCCAATATTCCCGAGGCACCCATGTGGAAAACGCCCAGAACTCGTTCGCCCACCTCATTTCGCCCCGTGCTCGACCGCTGGGAGGCGGCGCCGTCCTAACCCTAGCGCCGCCTGCCTTCTCCCTCCCCTCCGGCGCCCTCTGGTCGGAATCTGCCTCCGCCGTCCGTGTCCTCCAGGCATATCCCCTTCTCTATCCCCGCCAGCCCCCAAACAGTCTCCTCctcaggctcccacctcccctccTGCCGGTGAATCTCGACGCCTACTGACGTTGAACCTGGAGTCGTAGCCGACCCGACCCGGTGCTTCTCCTTCGACGCCGCCTGTTAACATGTCTTTCTCCGAAGATGCCGTTGCTCCAtcgggtccggctggtcgcttcaTCGGCGGCGGGCGCAGCCATCGGGGGAAATATTTGTGGGAGTATGTTCCGGAAGGCAAGGACCGACGTCTAGTTCACTGCATCGGCCTCCACTACGGAGCCCCTTCCCTAAGGTGTGCCGTCCTTTTCCTTCTTCCTACAGCGAGGTCCAATCGTTCCACACGGGCAGCGGATCTGTTTTTGTGTCTTTTCCCAATGAGAGGTCTGACACCCTAGATGCTGCAAGTCCATCCGACATCGGCTCTTGTTCTATATTCCAAGAGAAACAAGCAGGCTTCACAATGAACTGGGCCGATGGGCTTTACCCTAACGACTCTTCTGGCTCAGTTATTCTCAATGATGTTGTACTAGGAGTACTGGATCTGCTCAAGTCCCACGAGGTAAGTACATTATAAGCTATATTTACATTATAAGTTGGTAACTCGACTGTTGAATCTTAGTAGTTAAAGTAAGATTTTAGGCTTAACCAGCTCTTTAGTCTGGAGTTTGAAACCTGCTTGAGCACTGTTGATAACCTTTCCAGCAACTGCATCTGTCATAATCATCCCCTGCTTCCTAATCATTGAGTGAATAGGCTGTTGCTGTGCTATGGAGTGGTTTAGGTCTAGGGCGGGATTTGCATCCATATAGTCATACAGATGAATATTGTTTGCTTGAGATTATTGTTAAAGCAAACATCTCAAAGTGATAACCGTTATTGGTTTTTAGGCCATATAGGTCTAGATTTTTGAGCACCCTTACCGTATCTCAAAGCTCTTGACTATAGCTTGCATTCTTTGGTACTGTGGACCACAGAGCATCTTTAATAGAGCCATCTTGTGGAAGTTATGTAGATATCTAGTATCTTAGAAACTGGTGGTAAATAACAGGTCACTGTAGATTGCGTTATTAAGTTTTGatctaattttttatttttcttatgctAGTAATAGGCATATTGTTAAATCTTAATCGATTTAACTGATATCATGCATCCCATAATTCCCATGATGATAAAATTGTGTTGCTTACAGCGTATCATATATATCGATGTTGGAGTACACCATGTGGACGGTGTTGAAAAGTCCTTCATCAGATCTAACAAGGTGATGACGATATCATTTAACAAGTATGGGGACTTCAGCAGCTACATGTCCACTGACATTGGAGTTGGTCGTGGTAAACACCATGCGCTGAATGTGTCTTTGGGTGTGAGAACAaaggatgatgattttattggtcTGTTTCAAACCATAATTCAAAAAGCAATCTCAGTGTTTAATCCCAATCTCATCGTGCTCCAAACAGGGATAGAATCCCTAGCTCCTGATCATGCAGATTGTTTCAGCCTTTCGGCTGAGAGCCACCTCCGCTGTTTGTCTATTTTGCGAATCTTTGGCCTGCCCATAATGATTCTTGGAAATATTGTCCACTGCTGGTGTTCTGAGGTATTAGCATTTTGTTGATTTTTTTCAGTTACATCTTATCTGATTGATTGTGAATTTACCATCTGTCTTTGGATTTGGTTGTTGGAATGCAGTCTGGTCTACTTGGCAAGTATAATTTTGGAGAAAATCAAAGTGTAAATGATAATGTGGTGAAATTGAATAACACAGAAAATCTGGATGAGATAAGGTAACAGAATTATTCATGTTATGATGTGTTTCATATTCGTTTCATAGAAGGCTTCTGAGAAAGAATTTTCTAACtgtttgtaatacttcttattttcAGAGATAGAGTGTTATCACATTTAGCCATCATTGAGGAAGTTCCGATCAAAGGGTTCAAAGATACAAATGAACTTCAAACTGAGGTTCTCCCTTTGCACATACAAACTGTTCATTTTTGGTATATGTTAGATTGCCCTGACTCAAATAGGATGTGCATTGTAGATGATTGATGATATAATTGATGATGATATTGACTGGGATCGCGAAGCGTATGACTTTGTTGAAGGATTGTCGGCAAGACCCAAAGCTTGGAGCAATCCCTTTGCACGACAGGCAGCTAAGGCAGTGAACAGGTAGGAATATACTAAGCTTCAGTCCACTGCATATGGAGGAACGACCATATTTGGCCATATACTTTCTCTTAAGCCAATTAAGCCGATCTTCTATCACTGGCATATGGAGGAACATCTCCCGTTGCTCCTTTTTAACAAACAACTCAGTGGCAATGAAATGCTCATCACTACCAATAGCTGCATCACATTCAACCACCAAGTCCATCACGGAATTGGCAGTGCAAGTGTCATCTTTCTTCGTGTAAGATTCTAATGATAATTGAGTCCTCTCAGCCAAAACACCAAGTTTTTAAATCTCCTCTTGCATCACTTGGGATGTCTTCAACTTCTTCGACTTGTCACCCACGACCTTTGCAGCTCTCTTCCCTTTGGAACTGGCAGGGGACTCATCTATCTCGTCAATGTCAATACTATCATCTCCTTCAAGATTAACAAGATCTTCTTCAGCGGCTGGTTGTGGCAAATCTCCAGATGTTGGACACCAATGGTCACTTCCATCATTATTGATATCTTCAAACATAACCTTCAGATGTTCCTCGTTCCGAATACCTTGCTTTTGAAACCTACCACAACCTGGAATGTCCTGTTAAAAGATGTAACACGTATTACCACAAATAATAATTTCGAAACATCATAGCCATGTACATTACGAAAGAGACTTACAATTTTGGCTTTCTTCCACCACTCTTTGTCTTGTTCAAATGTTATGCTTGTATGGTCCCAGCCGGCACCTGTTTGTTGGAGCAACCTTTTCCATATGCTATAGTCATTTTTCAATTTGTCCCATTTGTTCTTTAGTTGCGACTTCTTTAATGATATGCCCGTCTTATCTTTAAACCTCCTGGCTACCTCGTCATATCCAACATTATTCAAGTGGGTACTTGATCGATTGCCACGACCAACTTCCTCAGCAAATAATTCGGTAACTATACTAGTATTTTCATCAGTCCATGCAATGGCAGCCattcttcaaaaaaaaatattaaacttGTCACACAAAAGTTGTACAATCTATTCACGATGTGaatatcacatatatcttctagtgTTCAACATGTACAGATCGTAATGTCACACAAAAGTATTCGCGACGTACTACAATACAAACCATATATATCAAGCTGTGCTATCTGATTGGCCTAAAAAAGGCTGTGCTATCCGATCTATTCATCATGTACAGATCGATAATATTTTCTACTGATCACCATGTATGATCTATCAAGATATGCAGTAGCGCCATGTACAGATCATGTACGCAGTAGCACCATGTACAGAAAAGCAAAAGGTGCGGTGAAGAATATTGGCATACCTTTCAGCGGCTACCTACTGGAAGTCAAGTACGACTAGGGAATCGCTCGACTAGGaatacagcgacgacgagtcccttGGTTGCTTCGTTGGCTGTTCTGGTGAAGGTTGATTGGAGGGAGTAAGGGGCGGACGGGAGAAGGCAGGGCCGCTAGcacaggggggcgtcggaggtccTCTAGAGGGCGGGGATCCTGCCtgagatgggggcggcggcgtgcCCTAGTCGCCAGTTCGCCATGAGGAGAGGAATCGTGGGCGAGCCTGCAGAAAAACGATCTGGCTGGGCTGAAAAGTTGGGGGTAGTTCagtggcattggtgggtaattaaGCTCAAGTGGAGGGTTAGATGGATATTAGGAGGTGAAGTGGAGTTGCTGAAGCACCTCCCTCGCTGCTTCGGTGAAGTTGATGCGTTTGGGACAGCTTCAGCTGCTCCACCGGTGGATTGGTGGAGTGGAGCTGTCCCAAACACACCCTAATATGATCTTTTATTGACCATGGATCGACTGCCTTGTACAATTGTTTATTTGAAGTTAT contains:
- the LOC124702408 gene encoding histone deacetylase 19-like, coding for MNWADGLYPNDSSGSVILNDVVLGVLDLLKSHERIIYIDVGVHHVDGVEKSFIRSNKVMTISFNKYGDFSSYMSTDIGVGRGKHHALNVSLGVRTKDDDFIGLFQTIIQKAISVFNPNLIVLQTGIESLAPDHADCFSLSAESHLRCLSILRIFGLPIMILGNIVHCWCSESGLLGKYNFGENQSVNDNVVKLNNTENLDEIRDRVLSHLAIIEEVPIKGFKDTNELQTEMIDDIIDDDIDWDREAYDFVEGLSARPKAWSNPFARQAAKAVNRIGRGLGSQQSVLMEYNDMLNPYTDFLNYVGHFDSVSDGCVTPALRTISTASRTIGSVSAFAGSMLKYGARALGKHGRSFQMIARPEAGLLGDGPKREQVLLVTSLEEVQAVITKWTYDELQDVKVDVPEDMPLEEAETIGAYLNIAKATELISDKSFLIQKIKRSVLKR